The following is a genomic window from Loktanella sp. M215.
TGCGGCCAGATGGTACACGATATCCGTCCCGGCCGGGATCGCGCGGGCGACATCCGCCGCATCGTCGATGGACCCTGTCATGCTCGTCACGTTGTCATGCGTCACCGGGCAGGCACCCCGGTCCAGCGAGATGATCCGCGCCTCTGGCTTGGCCTTCAGCAAGGCGGCGATCAGCCGACTGCCCAGAAAACCCGCGCCCCCCGTCACCGTAATGTTCATGGTGCGTCTCCTTCGTTCTGTGTCGATGGGTCATCACCCGCGATGACGACCGTGATGTTCCTGTCGCGCAGCTCTGCCACCACGCCGGCGTCCAGCCCGGTGTCCGTAACGATCGTGTCGAAGGCACTGATCAGCAGGATGTTCAGGGCGGCAACGACGCCGTATTTGAATGAATCTGATGTCAGGACCACCCGCTTGGCCTGTGCCGTGACCGCGACCTTCACCGGCCCCTTCAACTCTGACGGGGAACTCAGGCCAGAGGACGTCCAGGACGAGGTCGAAATGAAGGCGATATCGTAATTGAACCCCGCCAGCGCCTGCGCTGCCGCAGGCCCGACGCAGGACTGGTTCGCCCGTTCGACCATGCCGCCGCTGTGGTAAAGGGTGCAGTCCGAATGGGTCGACAGATACGCGCAGACCACAAAATCGTTGGTCACGACCGTAAGGCCTGACCGGTCGCCGATCCGCCGTGCGACCTCCAGCGCGGTAGTGCCCGCGTCAAGGTAGACGACCATGCCATCACGCACCATGGCCGCCGCCGCCGCGCCGATGGCCTGCTTTTGCGCGGCATTCATCGCGGCCTTCTGCAGGTGCGGCAACTCCTGATCCAGCTTGCGCGACAGCCGGACGCCGCCCGCCACCGACGCGACACGCCCGGTCTGTTCCAGCATCTGGATATCGCGCCGGATCGTCATGTGAGAGACGTCCAGCAACTCCGTCAGCTGCTGGATGCTCAGGATATCGCATTCTGCCAGCCGCGAGAGGATGAAATGCTGCCGCTCTGCCGGGATCATGCGCCGGGCGCCTTACGTGTGAGGTAGGGCGCAGCCCAGCCAAGGCCGGCCTCGGTCCCGTTGCGCGGCACGTATTCGCACCCCAGCGGGTTGTCGAAACCGGCGCGGGCAAAGGCTTCGAAGATCGCGGGATAGTGCAGCTCGCCAGTATCAGGCTCGTGGCGGTCGGGCACACCGGCGATCTGGACGTGTTCGTAGGCGCCCTTCAGCCGCGCGATCCTGCGGATGATGTCGCCGTCCATGATCTGCGCGTGGTAGACGTCGAACTGCAGGAACACGTTGCGGCGGTCCAATTGCTGGATCAGCGCCAGCGTCGGGTCCTGATGGGCGATGAAATACCCCGGCACGTCCCGGCTGTTCAGTGGCTCGATCGACACGCTCAGCCCGGCCGCCGCCGCACGGTCCGCCGCAAGGCGCATGTTGTCGATCCAGACCGCCTCGCAGGCGGCGCGCTCCATGCTGCCGGTGATACCTGACATCACATGGATGCGCGGGCAGTGCAGCGCCTGCGCATAGGTCACCGCCAGATCGACGCTCGCCTCGTGTTCGGACCGCTTGTCGGGACGGGCGGCAAAGCCACGCTCGCCCCCGGCGAAATCGCCCGCGGGGGCATTGATCAGGGTCAGCGACAGGCCATTGCGGTCCAGACGCGATTTGACCTCTTCCACCGGATAATCATAGGGAAACAGGAATTCCACTGCGTCGAACCCCGCGGCGGCGGCCCGGTCGAACCGGTCGAGGAACAGGGCGTCCGTGAACAGCATCGACAGGTTTGCGGCCAGTTTCGTCATGTCAGTATCCTCCGCCAAGTTCCGCGATTTCGTCTTTCGTCAGGTGATGAACCCGTTCGCCGCGCAGGATGAACTGCAGTTTGGCAGTCTCCTCCAGCTCTTCGGCGTTGTTCACCGCATCGTCGATGTCACGGCCCAGCACGACGACACCGTGCGACGCCAGTAGAAACGCCTGCGCCGTCGTGTCCCGCGCCGCCTGTGCCAGATCGCACCCAATCTCGGGCGATCCGGGGCGGTAATAGGGAATGACCGGCATGTGCCCGATCCGCATGACGTAATAGGGCGTGAAGGGCCGGATCGCATTGTCGCGCGGCACGTCTTCCAGACAAGACAGCGCCGTAAGGTAGGTGGAATGCAGATGCACGATCGCACCCGCATCGGGCCGCACGTCATAAAGCGCCCGGTGAAAGGCGAATTCCTTCGACGGCTTCGGTCCGGCGCCCGGCGTGCCGTCGGCGCCCACGACCGAGAGGTTTTCGGCTGACAACCGGCCCAGACTGCTGCCGGTGGGCGTCACGATGAACCCGCCTTCGGCCCTACGGACAGAGACGTTGCCAGCCCCGCCCACGGAATAGCCGCGGTCGAACAGGCTCTTGCACAGCAGCACCATGCGGTCGGCTTGCAGTGTATCGGTCATGGCCGCACCGCCTCTGGCTGACAGGTGATAAAGAAATCCTCTGCCCCGAAATTTCCCGACTTCAGCGCGAGCGACAGGGGCCGGTCGACCGCCCGGACCCAAGGCACGCCGGGTGCGATCTGCGGCCCGATGGCGAATCCGCTGACGCCAAGCCCTTGCGTGACAGAGCCTGACGTCTCGCCTCCCGCCACGACAAAGCGGCGGATGCCGCCCTCGGCCAGACGTGCTGCGGCGACGTGAAAGGTCCGCTCGACCGCCTCTGACGCGGCGCTGCCGTGACGGTCCTGAATGGCGCGCAGACGCGCGGGATCGGCGGTTGCGGTGATCATTGGCGCGGGGGACCCGTCCTGCGGCTGCGCCAGCACCCAATCGGCCAGCGCGGCGCCATAGGCATCGGCGTCAGCCAGACAGCGGTCCACATCGACGTCATGGGTCGCGGCCAGCTTGCGATAGGCGCTGACCTGTGTGTTCGTCATCTCGGAACAAGAGCCGGAGATCACGACGCCCGGCCCGTCCAGCGGCGCACCCGCCTCTGCCGCACCGGCCACCGGTGCGCCACCGGTCACGGCACGCGCGATGCCCGCCGCCAGACCGGACCCGCCGGTAACCAGCGCCATATCGGCCACCGCCTGCCCCAGTGTATCCAGATGCGCGTCCGACACCGCGTCCAGCACGACATAGCGCACGCCATCGGCCTGCAATGCGGCGATGCGCGCCTTCACTGCGGCAACGCCCTGATCGACGGTCGTCGCCGTCACGAGGCCACACCGCCCGCGGGACTGCCCCTCCATCAGCCGGATCAGGCTGGAATCCGTCATCGGCGTGATCGGGTGATGACGCATGCCGGAGTTCTGCAGCAGTTCCTCGCCCACGAACAGATGCCCCATGTAGACCGACCGTCCGTTGACCGGCAGCGCGGGGCAGATGACGGTTACGTCTGCCCCCAAAGCATCCAGCAGCGCGTCGGCCACCGGACCGATATTGCCCTTGGGCGTGGAATCGAAGGTCGAGCAGTATTTCTGAAAAATCTGCGTGCACCCCTGCCCCTGCAGCCAGCGCAGCGCATCAAGGCTCTGTGCCACGGCGGTTTCGGCTGCGACCGACCGCGACTTCAACGACACGACGATAGCGTCGGCCTGAACGCCGGCATCCTCCGTC
Proteins encoded in this region:
- a CDS encoding DeoR/GlpR family DNA-binding transcription regulator, yielding MIPAERQHFILSRLAECDILSIQQLTELLDVSHMTIRRDIQMLEQTGRVASVAGGVRLSRKLDQELPHLQKAAMNAAQKQAIGAAAAAMVRDGMVVYLDAGTTALEVARRIGDRSGLTVVTNDFVVCAYLSTHSDCTLYHSGGMVERANQSCVGPAAAQALAGFNYDIAFISTSSWTSSGLSSPSELKGPVKVAVTAQAKRVVLTSDSFKYGVVAALNILLISAFDTIVTDTGLDAGVVAELRDRNITVVIAGDDPSTQNEGDAP
- the otnK gene encoding 3-oxo-tetronate kinase; amino-acid sequence: MKIGVIADDFTGATDIAGFLVSGGLTCVQMIGVPTEDAGVQADAIVVSLKSRSVAAETAVAQSLDALRWLQGQGCTQIFQKYCSTFDSTPKGNIGPVADALLDALGADVTVICPALPVNGRSVYMGHLFVGEELLQNSGMRHHPITPMTDSSLIRLMEGQSRGRCGLVTATTVDQGVAAVKARIAALQADGVRYVVLDAVSDAHLDTLGQAVADMALVTGGSGLAAGIARAVTGGAPVAGAAEAGAPLDGPGVVISGSCSEMTNTQVSAYRKLAATHDVDVDRCLADADAYGAALADWVLAQPQDGSPAPMITATADPARLRAIQDRHGSAASEAVERTFHVAAARLAEGGIRRFVVAGGETSGSVTQGLGVSGFAIGPQIAPGVPWVRAVDRPLSLALKSGNFGAEDFFITCQPEAVRP
- the otnC gene encoding 3-oxo-tetronate 4-phosphate decarboxylase — translated: MTDTLQADRMVLLCKSLFDRGYSVGGAGNVSVRRAEGGFIVTPTGSSLGRLSAENLSVVGADGTPGAGPKPSKEFAFHRALYDVRPDAGAIVHLHSTYLTALSCLEDVPRDNAIRPFTPYYVMRIGHMPVIPYYRPGSPEIGCDLAQAARDTTAQAFLLASHGVVVLGRDIDDAVNNAEELEETAKLQFILRGERVHHLTKDEIAELGGGY
- the otnI gene encoding 2-oxo-tetronate isomerase is translated as MTKLAANLSMLFTDALFLDRFDRAAAAGFDAVEFLFPYDYPVEEVKSRLDRNGLSLTLINAPAGDFAGGERGFAARPDKRSEHEASVDLAVTYAQALHCPRIHVMSGITGSMERAACEAVWIDNMRLAADRAAAAGLSVSIEPLNSRDVPGYFIAHQDPTLALIQQLDRRNVFLQFDVYHAQIMDGDIIRRIARLKGAYEHVQIAGVPDRHEPDTGELHYPAIFEAFARAGFDNPLGCEYVPRNGTEAGLGWAAPYLTRKAPGA